DNA sequence from the Harpia harpyja isolate bHarHar1 chromosome 2, bHarHar1 primary haplotype, whole genome shotgun sequence genome:
GTCTGCCACAGGACTGTGGTGTGGAAGGGATTTCAAGGGaaagaagatttatttttggCATGTTAAAACTGAGTAGTAGATCAAAACTTGACAGTCTTGGCAGTTTGCTTTGTGAGGTATGAAGAAGTGGTATTCCTTTTCATGCACATTCAATGAAGTATTGATGTATGCTAAATGGAATAAattgaattggaataaaataagtTTGATTATGTTTTTCCAGATATGAATGTTAAAAGTCAGTGACATAACTATTGGTACCAAGATGGATCTGTACAGAGCACTTCTGTTTTGCACATAATTGTCCATTCTGCTCTAATGAACTTTTCCCCTAAGTAAGGCAAATAACTGAAATTCCAGATAGCAGGTCAGGAGAGAAATGGTAGTTCTATACAATCTGCAAGTTCTATACAATACACTGAAATTAAGAGCACTTTACTATCTGCCAGCAAGAAAAAATTCCGTGGTGTTTTAGCAATGCACCATTTCAGCAACTATGTGCATTGATGTCTCATAATAAGTGCACGGGATGAAGAACTGTTTATACAGAGCACCTCACAGGAGAGCTGTGTTCAGTGTTAGACTGTTAATTTAATTGTTGGTGATACATGCTCTGGAGTGCTGTGAGAATGGGGCAATAAGTCTGTGTTCTGTTCACAGATGCTGCCTGCTGCCCATGGCTTTCCGGGATCTGAATGCAAGAAGACATATTGGACTTCAGCAACTCTCATCCTTAGCGTTAGCTGGAAGAACATTATTGGGGCCAATGAAATCATGTAAATTCATTGTGGATGAAAGCACCAACCAAAGCACATTGATTGGTTCTGCTGTTAGACTGATTGAAAGTTTGGATTTAACTAGCGCTGCTGGACAGCTTCTTAATGAAACCATTCAGGCACAAAACAAAGAGTTTAAGACTGGGTTGAGTACCCTGTTGTTTCTCATTGGTGCATGGAGCAATGCCGTACTGGAGTGCCTCCAGCAGAACGTTCCTGTTTCAGCAATAGTATCTGTGATGTCTGAGGGCTTGAACTCTTGCTGTGAGAGAGTCCAGTGTCTTCAAATACCAATACATGATGTAAATAAAGAGCTGTGTTCTAGCAGTGTTAGGCCCAAcgcttttaaaagcaaaacttgcCAAATTGGACACGACAGTCTTCTAAATCCTcagattttcctgtattttcagaaagatattTCTGCACCAGAAGAAGTAATTCCAATAAGTTCTTGTTCCTATCAAGAAGATGATTGTAATTCTAACAAGTGCCTGGTTTCACCTTTGGCTGGCTTTGGTTCAATAGCTTCTCTTGTCAAACCAGCGGGTGACAAAAGTACATCTGTGATTTCTGGAAGCGGTGTTACCACATCCAGCTGTAACAAGTTAACCCATAGCAGATACTTCAGCACTCTAGGAAAAAGCCATTTTTCAAGTCAGCAAGGTAATTTTCAGGGACACCTTTCAGGACAATCAGCAGATCCATGTGAATGTTATGGTTTAGGACACCTGGCAATGGCTCTGAGCCATGGAAATCAGGCTAGTGTGAAACTGTTACAAAGCATTGTTGCGTACCAACAAGAGAGAGCAGAATGCGGTGGCTCTTCCCAGTTTAATATTGCAGAAATTGTGACGTGTTGTTTACTGGGCCTGCCTGAAAGCTATTCTTGTGTCTCCCCAGGCTTTGTCACGTTAGTATCATCAGAACAAGCCACAGTTATCAAACACTTTGAAGACAAACCCCTTCGGATTCTGCTAATGGATGGTGACCTAACTGAACAATATCGTCACTTAGGTTTTAATAGACCGTGTAACGTAAGGACCATACTGGAGCATCCTAGCCtgtgggaaggcagagcagggGACTTGTGGCTAAGCAGTATGTTAGATATTCTGATAAACTTTGAAGTAAACTTGGTTTTGGTCAAAGGAAATGTGTGCAAAAACTTAATGGAAAGATGCATAGCAAACAGTATATTGGTAATTGGTTTTGTGACTAGGGATGTGTTGCGTGCCTTTGGGGAGGTCACCAGCGCCCAGCCAGTGACATACCTCACCCAGCTGAATGCATCTTATGTGGGGAGTGGAGCCCAGGTGGAGCTGTGGAAGGCCTGCGATGGGCGTGCAATGGATCTGGGTGAGCTTGTGCCGGTCAGGATAAAAGTACAAGGAATTCCCCTGCTCACGGCTGTGCTTACCACTGCTGTAGCTTCGAAGATGCAGCTCATTGAAGACCAGTTCTGGACTTTAGTGTATCGACTCCATCATGCTTTAAATgacaagaatatttttcttggtGGTGGTGCAGTGGAGCTCTTGTGCCTTAGTCACATTCAGATGCTTGCAGAACAGCCTTTACAGCCAGCaaataaaaatgctgtgaaaGAGTTTCACAATCCTTGGCTGGCAGCATCTGCGACAGAGTATAAATCAGTTGTGCTCCAAGCATTAGCAAGCGGCTGGAAGCAGTATCTTTCAGTGGTTATGTGTAACACTGCAAAAGCTGCATCGGAGTTGGAAGCGTGTACCACAGTTGATCATCACCTCAAAAAAGCAGCTGACTGTGGCTCTCCCTCAGCATATATATTGAAAGAGTTTAGAAGAGGTGATCTGCTCAGGGGCAGTTCTGGTCCCTTCGCTGACCATGGAGAGGGTTTAAAGGTTTATGATAATGTTACAGCCAAGACGGAGGCGTGGCGGAGAGCTCTAGACTTGGTGCTACTAGTGCTTCAGACAGATGCTGAAATTATCACAGGTCCCAAAAGGAATCAGCTATTGAACTCACATATGTCAAGTGAGTTTATGTTTTTATAGGACTTGCAGGCTTTATTTATAAGTCCATGAGTCAGTGGAAGAAGTCCAGGTGCAACCTACATTTCTTCATAGTTTATAAAGCAAACATTTAGATTTGGTTATGACTTTATAGAGTGTAATCGCGGAAATCAGAATGTGAGACAGTCACAAGGTAAATATAATTTCCCATTTCTAGAAATGGGAgttaaataacaaacaaaaatcacttgTGGGCTTATCTCTAACCCCAGCCATGCATTTCTAACTAATGATATTGACTGTATGGATAGATTAATCCAGTCAAACTGACTAATCTTATTTAGCAGAGCAGATGTGcagttctttttttcattataatgaGGAGCACTGGGCAGGTGGGTACATGTCAAGTCTAGTTGGAGAAAAGTTTGATTACTTGGATATGCTTGTGTTCTGAACATGTGCTGCCTGTATAAGGTATTTGGACTTGTGTTCTGTAAATTATTCTTGTTTAATGTCTTTTAAGGCCTTCTAAAGAAGGGTAGGGATTTCTTACATAACATTGGCATACTTGTGTTAAATGAAAGAATATATATAATGTAATTAATCTTAAGTTAATATCTTAATTTCTGTAAGTTGCAAATGTAAGATTTAAAGTTGCAATAATGAGCATTACATTTTACGCTGTGAGAATGTATTAGTAGATGCTACTTTTGCATATTTATGTGGGCTATATATCTcctattttcaaatatatactCTTTGGAATTTCTGTCATTTTGACATAAATTCAGGCTGAATCCTCCTTTTTGGTATTACAGTCTGGATGTATCTCTACACAAAGTTTTCTTTTACATTGCGAGTTGGATTTTTAGGTTATTTCCTTTGGGCTCTTTCAGTTACCcttgcagagagaaaaatgttgTTCTATGTTTTAGCTGTTGgctaaaaactgaaaatgaatctATCATGATGATTGAGGCACGGcatttttactgtgtttcagCACTTAACATTTGAAAGCAGATCCATGGAGAACTGGCACTTTGTTGTAAGAAAAAGGTGTGTAACCatggagatatttttttctgaacttggCATTCCGAATCACACTTAAAGTGAAATGTCTCACCAGTCCGGTGAAAACAGCGTGGAAAAAGGATGGAAAGGGTGATACTAAAGCGGATTCTTGCTTTTAGgaactttttcattaaaatgctaaTGACCGGTGGTACTTGGGTTAAGCACTTCTTGTGATTGCTGGTGCTGATGGCAGACGGTCCTTTTGTGGTGAAAGCCAAGAATTGGGGTGGGCTAAAGAGTGTTTTCTGAGATGTGATTTAGTGGAAAGGCAGACAGAAAGCGAGTGGTTATTTTACTGTTAGAACCTTCACTGCTACTTATTTACTATTTTAAgtggatgttttttcttctggacTTATTTTCCTTGCTGTATGTCCTCACTGCAGAAGACATCTTGGAGAAGAGCCATCAGCTGCCTCAAACCCCCATGACCACTAGCAGTCCCCCAGTCGACTCGTACTGAGCCTTAACACAGTTCTCTGTCTCTGTGCCCTGTTGGAGTTGCCCTTTCCTCCTGGGAAGGCCCTTCCCTCTACCTGTGCGTTTCATGGTGCCTAACTGCAGGGGGCTTGAgttaatgaaaaggaaacagttcCTAAAATGTTTCCCATGTGGTGCTAACACTTCAGCATTATATCCCATTATCATTGTCAGTAGATATTTCACAGTATCTGACACTCTTCTACCTCCCTCATGTCCTCCaaatttttttgcttcctttgatGTCTTCATCCCCATAACACATAATTCCATAACCTACAATGCATTCTGCTAAAAATAGCCCTTTTTGAGACTTGCTTACAGCTTATGGGTCTCCATAGCTGGGAGTTTCCTGGAGAGGTGGGGTAAGCTACTGAGGTTCTAAATTAACCTTAAGCATGAGATGAAATTGGGATCCTTATGAACAGCTTTTGAGTGTTGAACTGACTAGAAGCCctaacttcatttttatgaagaaaagaatCCATCTAAATGCATTTTATCCTGGAGCTTTCTTCTATGCTAATATATATTGTATGAAATTATATACTTGGATCTTTCATAGAGCTGTGGTTCACACTAGGTGAACAATTGATATATTCAGTATATAAGGAAAATAAAGACAGAGATAATGAAATTCATCCTCAAATATGGTTTAGATACATATAGGTATACATGTATATTAAAGTAGTGTTACACAGTATATTTTCAAAGGTTTCATTCTCCTTGCTGaattgcatgtttttattttttatctgtattttactcGCGCGTAACTGGAAGGCTCTTACGGAGGTTAAGGGAGCATATTAATAGCAGTTGCCTTTTAGAAATATGAGAAAAACTTTGTGTAGAAAGCTATGTTCATAGTATTTAGCCGTCTCTGACTtgaaactgtaaatattttggttttgtaacaAACTGCAGGATTCAGTGGATTTTGGCAAAATCTCATCAGTACTGTAGGGGTTTATAATTTTAATTGGAAACAGTAGTTCCTGGCAGCATAGGGATCTAGTTATATTCAAGTTTTGATCATCCTgcaattatattttcattattaatcaGTTGGCAAGTGATGTTTAACTGCTTGGCCACACTCATGGTGTACTAAGACATGAGGGAGAAAGAGTTTGGTAGATCAAAAGAGGCAGAAGGAGCTAGTGGCTCTTAggtggaaaagaaatggaaacgcagcatataaataaatatataacaaaCTCTGCTGCTCTGCAAGTGTTTGCAGCTCATGTTTGGCTTTATACTGTTTTTCTTGAACCTCCTGTACTGAGCATTGCATAATCCCTGTTCCCAAGAAAAGATCCAGTTGCACTTTATTTGAATAATAGAGTTAAGTGGATTATGGAAAAAGTGCATACATGAATTGTATTGAGGTGGTCCAAACATCTATTTATAGGGCTCTTAGACACTGAGAGCTGACGCACCAAACGTTGAGAAAATCCAAAATGATGTAATTTTTCCAATtaggcttttaaaaagcaaataatgatAGATTTAAATATTGTGATGCAGAGGTTTTCTAAAAAGCTGTCAGACAttatattttgattatttaaCACTTGGTTTTCTGCAGGCCAGTGGAATGGAAAATCTTATAAACTAGCTAGATACTGTATCCTGgattacttaaaattatttctttgataTGTATAGAATATTAACATGCATGCTGTCCTCAAGGCATGCTCCTTCTGCAGTGTGAAATACAATATACACATGTGGCTTCCTCAGCTTCAAATCTCTCAAACCTCTTTGCAATATAGAATGGAGGTCCTGTGCGTGTCTGCCATGGCTCTCAGCGCAGGGAATGATTTCAACAACTGCCATGGGCAATTTCAACTTCTCCCAGGGAGAGGCTCCTCCTAGGGTACACAAAGGCTGTTTGTGTAGAGTATGATGTGATGGAAGAGCTAAGCTTGTACATGCCTGGGAAATTGGGAAATGGCAGAGATTTTAGGGAAGGGATTGTCCCAAGGAGTAGGCAGCGCCTCACTCCCTGCTGAAACTCTGTCCTAGTCAGGTGCCTCGTTTCTCCCTTGCATCCAAGTATCGTCATTCCCAGCTCACTCCTTCTCTTTAGGGCTGATGCCATCTTATTTAATGTTTATAAGGCCAACTTTTTAggcctttcttctccttcatgaTTTCCTGAAATATAGTAGAGGTCTTAATCATAGCAACAAGACCCTTGTCCCAAGCTGGGCTAGCCTGGAGGACACAGCCTGCTTGCAAATACTGGACCCATAAGGACTGACAGCCTGGTGATCAATGGTTGTCAAGAGGCATCTGATAGTTTGCCAGCTACCAAgtatgctgaaaaaaatgagCTAGGAAATGTAGGAGGCAATGGTCCTGAGGCAGGCCAAGAAATGACTGTGGGAGGGTGGAGGCTGGCAAGGTTAAGGTAGTTATGGAGCAGGAAGGGCTGAAGGAGAAAAACCTGAGCTCGCAAGAGAGTTGGGAGAGTTGAGACAGTTTAATTGCGTTGACTGACTTGATATCCCAGGCCAGGGCTGCTGAAGAGGCTGGGAGGACATTGCCCTTTTTTAGGGGATGGAGGTAGAGACAGGGGATCTAGTCTAGGAGAAGAGTTACAGAGTGACAAGAGATTTTCAGCTCTGCTCACAAGGACGAGGTGACTGGTAGACCTGAGTTACCCATCAGTTGCAGGAGGACTGATGTGGAAGGTGCATCTCTGCCCTGAGGGGTGAGTTGTCCTGTCAGGGGAGACAGGAGACGCCTGCCAGTAAATTGAAGATTCCCACTTTGGTTCTTGTGCTGCTTTGAATAGAGAAAACCAAGCATAGGCTTGGATGGGGAACAGCTAAGGTGCTACCACTAGCATCAAGTTTATGCTGAGGTATTTTGAGATGTGTCAGCTGTAGCTTCTGAGGCTGTAGTAGAGGTTAGCAACAAGAAGGCTAACAATGTAGATTCCACGTGCTAGGTGAATGAAATAAACCCCTGACCTTTACAGAAGTGTGCCCATGCCAAATCTGAGTTAATTCATGGTTCAAGTGTTTGTCACCCTCACTCTGTCACTTCCTATATATACCTTTATCTTCTAATAAAAATAGAGCTTTACTGAAACCAAATTTTACTAGTGTATATCAGATGGCATAACCACAAGTATTATAGAGGTAGGAATGTGCTACAGAGCACTAGCTAGTGAGAAACTGGTGAGGTGTGTTTTAGTTGTACTGCTGAAGTTGCTTTCCTAGCTGTATTTCTCTAGAGTTCACAGTGCAAGTAGCACATCAGGGGTTACTGGAAGGaggtttgtt
Encoded proteins:
- the BBS12 gene encoding Bardet-Biedl syndrome 12 protein isoform X2, producing MPLDPLPFPPQTGWKKRCCLLPMAFRDLNARRHIGLQQLSSLALAGRTLLGPMKSCKFIVDESTNQSTLIGSAVRLIESLDLTSAAGQLLNETIQAQNKEFKTGLSTLLFLIGAWSNAVLECLQQNVPVSAIVSVMSEGLNSCCERVQCLQIPIHDVNKELCSSSVRPNAFKSKTCQIGHDSLLNPQIFLYFQKDISAPEEVIPISSCSYQEDDCNSNKCLVSPLAGFGSIASLVKPAGDKSTSVISGSGVTTSSCNKLTHSRYFSTLGKSHFSSQQGNFQGHLSGQSADPCECYGLGHLAMALSHGNQASVKLLQSIVAYQQERAECGGSSQFNIAEIVTCCLLGLPESYSCVSPGFVTLVSSEQATVIKHFEDKPLRILLMDGDLTEQYRHLGFNRPCNVRTILEHPSLWEGRAGDLWLSSMLDILINFEVNLVLVKGNVCKNLMERCIANSILVIGFVTRDVLRAFGEVTSAQPVTYLTQLNASYVGSGAQVELWKACDGRAMDLGELVPVRIKVQGIPLLTAVLTTAVASKMQLIEDQFWTLVYRLHHALNDKNIFLGGGAVELLCLSHIQMLAEQPLQPANKNAVKEFHNPWLAASATEYKSVVLQALASGWKQYLSVVMCNTAKAASELEACTTVDHHLKKAADCGSPSAYILKEFRRGDLLRGSSGPFADHGEGLKVYDNVTAKTEAWRRALDLVLLVLQTDAEIITGPKRNQLLNSHMSSEFMFL
- the BBS12 gene encoding Bardet-Biedl syndrome 12 protein isoform X1; its protein translation is MLQLLAWPMPFQSATGDPVKRRRSVSCAKINQAYFLRLNPHPETGCCLLPMAFRDLNARRHIGLQQLSSLALAGRTLLGPMKSCKFIVDESTNQSTLIGSAVRLIESLDLTSAAGQLLNETIQAQNKEFKTGLSTLLFLIGAWSNAVLECLQQNVPVSAIVSVMSEGLNSCCERVQCLQIPIHDVNKELCSSSVRPNAFKSKTCQIGHDSLLNPQIFLYFQKDISAPEEVIPISSCSYQEDDCNSNKCLVSPLAGFGSIASLVKPAGDKSTSVISGSGVTTSSCNKLTHSRYFSTLGKSHFSSQQGNFQGHLSGQSADPCECYGLGHLAMALSHGNQASVKLLQSIVAYQQERAECGGSSQFNIAEIVTCCLLGLPESYSCVSPGFVTLVSSEQATVIKHFEDKPLRILLMDGDLTEQYRHLGFNRPCNVRTILEHPSLWEGRAGDLWLSSMLDILINFEVNLVLVKGNVCKNLMERCIANSILVIGFVTRDVLRAFGEVTSAQPVTYLTQLNASYVGSGAQVELWKACDGRAMDLGELVPVRIKVQGIPLLTAVLTTAVASKMQLIEDQFWTLVYRLHHALNDKNIFLGGGAVELLCLSHIQMLAEQPLQPANKNAVKEFHNPWLAASATEYKSVVLQALASGWKQYLSVVMCNTAKAASELEACTTVDHHLKKAADCGSPSAYILKEFRRGDLLRGSSGPFADHGEGLKVYDNVTAKTEAWRRALDLVLLVLQTDAEIITGPKRNQLLNSHMSSEFMFL
- the BBS12 gene encoding Bardet-Biedl syndrome 12 protein isoform X3; translated protein: MAFRDLNARRHIGLQQLSSLALAGRTLLGPMKSCKFIVDESTNQSTLIGSAVRLIESLDLTSAAGQLLNETIQAQNKEFKTGLSTLLFLIGAWSNAVLECLQQNVPVSAIVSVMSEGLNSCCERVQCLQIPIHDVNKELCSSSVRPNAFKSKTCQIGHDSLLNPQIFLYFQKDISAPEEVIPISSCSYQEDDCNSNKCLVSPLAGFGSIASLVKPAGDKSTSVISGSGVTTSSCNKLTHSRYFSTLGKSHFSSQQGNFQGHLSGQSADPCECYGLGHLAMALSHGNQASVKLLQSIVAYQQERAECGGSSQFNIAEIVTCCLLGLPESYSCVSPGFVTLVSSEQATVIKHFEDKPLRILLMDGDLTEQYRHLGFNRPCNVRTILEHPSLWEGRAGDLWLSSMLDILINFEVNLVLVKGNVCKNLMERCIANSILVIGFVTRDVLRAFGEVTSAQPVTYLTQLNASYVGSGAQVELWKACDGRAMDLGELVPVRIKVQGIPLLTAVLTTAVASKMQLIEDQFWTLVYRLHHALNDKNIFLGGGAVELLCLSHIQMLAEQPLQPANKNAVKEFHNPWLAASATEYKSVVLQALASGWKQYLSVVMCNTAKAASELEACTTVDHHLKKAADCGSPSAYILKEFRRGDLLRGSSGPFADHGEGLKVYDNVTAKTEAWRRALDLVLLVLQTDAEIITGPKRNQLLNSHMSSEFMFL